GACCTTCGCGATATGGTTTTTCGAGATGGACGGCAAGCTCCATCGCGCTGGGTCGGCTGGTATCAGGAATCGGCATCACGACATCGATATCGTCGACGGGCAACTCGCGTTTGATTTTTTCCGCTAAAGAAACGCCCATATCCAGACGCGCCTGATAGATGGATACACCGTCGATGACGGAGTCGGGGCGCGCGAAATAGACGTATTCAAAGAGACAAGGGCTGAGTTTGACTTTATCACTGCATTGACGGGACACGATTGAACCGTCAAAGCTGACAAACACGGCTTCACCCGGCTGGATATCGCGTTCCAAGTCATAGGCAAGTGCGTTGAAAGCAACTGATTCAGAGGCAACGGCATACGATTTTTTACCGGATTCATCGGTTTGCGAACCCAATACCAACGGACGGATACCGTGAGGATCGCGGAAGGCAACCATGCCATATCCGGCAATCATGGCTACGACACCGTATGCACCGCGCACTATGCGGTGTACTTCGGAAACGGCGTTGAAAATATTGTCGATGGTAAGTTGATAAGGGGCTGTATTTTTAGAGACTTCGCGGCGTAATTCGTGCGCGAATACATTGAGTAGGACTTCAGAATCGGAGCTGGTATTAACGTGGCGCAGGTGTTTGTTGCATACGTTTTCATACAGCTCTTCGGTATTGGTCAGATTACCGTTGTGTGCCAAAACAATGCCGAATGGGGAGCTGACATAAAACGGCTGAGCCTCTGCGCTGCTGCCCGCATTGCCTGCAGTCGGATAGCGGACGTGTGCAATGCCGGCATTACCGACCAAGTCGCGCATGTTGCGGGTACGGAACACTTCGCGCACCATGCCTTTGCCTTTGTGCATATGAAATATATTGCCTTCGGCAGTAACAATACCTGCTGCGTCCTGACCACGGTGTTGCAACATCTGCAAACCATCATACAACATCTGATTGACCGGCTCATGACTAACCAAACCTAATACACCACACATATCGTGCTTCTCCGAGTTTGAAGATTAAATGGGTAAACCGTCATTATAAAATAATTTAGATGAGTTTGCTCGAATTGTTGACAATATGATGTCAAATTTACGCAAATAAAAACGGATTCAGACGACCCATGGGCCGTCTGAATCCGTCAAACTCAATCATCCAATTCTTCAACTTCAGCTGCTTTATCCGAAAGATGCGGCATTGCGGTATCTTTTCCAGGCAAATAAGGCATTGCAGCATCGGCAAGTGATTCAAAATACGGAATTGTGTGCGAACTTTGCCACTCTTCCGTTTTCGGCAAATCAGTGTGTGAAAAAACCATCACTGCCAGTGTCACCAAAATCACACCTTTCACTGCACCGAATACGCCACCAAGCAAACGGTTGATGCTTCCCAAACCAACGGCAGACATCAAACTGCTCAACAGAGATCGTGCCAGTTTCTGCAACAACCATGCCAGAAAAAACACAGCGGCAAAGCCCATCGCAACCGCCAAGGAATGCGGCTCAACCGATTTAAAGACCACATCGGCAAACGGCACGGCAAGCGTTCTGGCTGCAATAAACGACACCACCCACGCCACCATCGCCCCTGCTTCGGCAATAATACCCCGTGTCAACGAGATAATGATGCAGATGACGATGACGGCGGCCGCCAACAAATCGGCAACAGGCAGATTACTCACTGGTCACCTGACCGGCAATGCCATGTACACGCAATTTGTTCAGATCGCGCTCTGCATCGCGTGCATTTTTATAACTGGCTGATTTCACGCGATACACCTTACCTTTATCGGTCATGACCTCAGTAATGGTCGAATCGATACCTGCGGCTTTCATTTTACGTTGCAGGCTTTGTGCGCGTTCTTTTTCGGCATAACCAGCCTGAATGGCGGCTTTTTTCGCAGGCTTGGCTTCTGCTGTTTCTTTTTCAGCTTTAGGTTTGGCTTTTTCAGACGGCTTCTCGGCAGTTTTTACCTTATCGGCTTTTTCTGCTTTGGCCGTTTCTGGTTTAGCCTTTTCATTTTTTGGTTTTTCAACTTTGGCTTCTGCTTTCTTGGCAGGTTCGGCCTTGTCTTTTACGCTGTCTTTGCTGTTTTTGGCAGATTTACGCTCGGCAATGGCTTTCTCTGCTTTTTCCAATTGTGCCAATTTATTGCGTTCGGCAGCGGCTTCGCGCTCTGCTTTTTCAGCACGCGCTTGAAGTGCGCGTTTTTTAGCTGCCAATGCGCTTTCTTTCTCAACAGCTTCCTGTTGGGCTTGTGTTTTACGGGCCGCTGCAGCACGTTGTTCAGCCTGACGTTGGCGGCGTTCTTCGGCTCGGCGCTCCGCAGCTTCACGTTTGGCAGCCTCGGCGCGTTGAATACGTTCGGACTCTTCCAAGCCTTTAATATTGCCGTCATCCAAAGTATCGTTGATCAAAACCAACGGCTCGCCAACATCTTCGGGAGCAGATTCGCGGTTTGGCTTCAATACTTCAACCGGCGCATTGTCTTCTTCGTCGCCTGCATTTTGCGGTTTATTTGGTGCTTCGGCATCCGCATGGCGGGCAGCCTCCTCAGCAGCGGCAACATCCTCTTTATTAGGCTCTAAAACAACCGCCTTGCTCGGCTCATCAGCCGTTTTGACTTGGCTCTGACCGACAGGCGCTTCTTTAAACGGTGAATTTTTATCGTCGCCAGAAGTCAGTGCCAAACCGAACAGCATACCCGATGCTACCACCAAGCCGGAGGCCAAGACCAAGCGACGGCGGTTGCGACGTTTGAGTCGTTCGTAACCGTCTAAATCGTATCCGTTTGGAGTTTCTTTTTGTTTATTGTCGGACATGATAATTTCCTCGTTAGTGTTCTTTCAAAACAGCCATTACATCGGCAACAGTATGGAATGAGCCGAAAACAACGATTCTATCATTTTCGGTTGCTTTAGCCAAAGCAGCGCGGTAGGCAGCAGCGACAGTTTCAAAAACATTTACATTGTCGATGCCGTGTTCAGACAGTTTAGCCTGCAAAGCCTCCACCGTCATGCCGCGCGGTACATCTAAAGGCGCGATATTCCACTCGTCAAACTGATCTTTAACGATTTCCAGCACGCCATCAATATCTTTATCGGACAACATACTGAATACGGCGGTACGTTTTTGGGCAAAGGCAAGGTTAATCAGGCTGCGGCGCAAAGCACGGGCTGCGTGCGGATTGTGGCCGACATCCAAAACCACCAGCGGACGGCCGGGCAAAACTTGGAAACGTCCAGGATTCTCAACCAACAGCAAACCGCGTTTAATCGCGCCGATATCAACCGGCAATTGTTCGTTCAAACATTCCAAAACCGTCAATGCACACGCGGTATTGGACAACTGATAGGCACCGCGCAAAGCAGGAAATGGCAAGGAATTGCGGTTACGGCTTTGGCCGTCTGAAGATTGCGGATGGAAGCGGTAGTTCCACTGTACGCTTTCCATTGACGCAAAATCAAAATCACGTTGAACCATCAATAGTTTTGCACCAATTTCTTCTGCGTGTTTGAGCAATGATTCTGGCGCAGGATTCTGACCGCATACGGCAGGCTTGCCGCTACGGAACACTCCGGCTTTTTCAAAACCAACCTGCTCGACGGTATCACCCAAAAATGCCTGATGATCCAAATCCACGCTGGTAACAACCGAGCAGTCGCCGTCAAATACATTCACAGCATCCAATCGTCCGCCCAAACCGACTTCCAAAATCATTACGTCCACATTTTCATGCATGAAAATATCAACGGCAGCCAAAGCATTAAACTCAAAATACGTCAGCGAAATTTCGCCGCGTGCCGCTTCGATCCGCTCAAATGAGGAAACAATCAATTCATCTGAAACTGGCTGAGTGTTGATGGCGATTCGTTCGTTGTAACGCAGAAGGTGCGGACTGGTCAGCGTACCGACTTTAAAACCGGCCTCTTTATAAATATGCGACAAATAGGCACATACGGAACCTTTACCATTGGTACCCGCCACCACCACGACAGGACATTGCGGCACCAAATTCATGCGTTTTTTCACTTCTCCCACGCGTTCCAAACCCATATCGATAAGGCCGGAACTATGGGCAGTTTCCAAATGAGAAAGCCAGTCTTGTAATGTTTTCATTAGTATTTATCACTTCAAAAGGCCGTCTGAAACAGCCGTTTAATCCATATCTGCCGCAAGTTCTGCTTTGTCTTCTTTTCCCCGGCACCAGCGTGCCCACACTTTCAGACGGCGGTAGGCATCGCGGTCGGTCATGTCGGGCAAGATACAGTGTTTAACCATTTTTCCATCAACATTCCATTGCAGAAACAAAGCATAAACTGTCAACATACTGCCATCTTGCAAAACCGCGCTTCTTCCTTCTTTCTCGTCATTCAAGTAAACCGTTGCACGGTATTGACGGTCGATGATGATTTTTCTGACCGCATTTCGAGTCTGAAAATTAACGTTGCGCCAAGCATAGGTAAAACTGCCAGCCAATGCCGCCAAACCTAGCCACATCATCCAGCCGTAAAACTCGGCAAGGCATAAGGCAACCGCCGAAAGGTGTAAGAAGACAATCAGAATTTTCAAAGAACGCGAGGGCTTTAAGGCCGTCTGAAAACTGCGCACGGCTTTACATCATATTGTCGAAAACAGGCGTAATGTTCAATTCCGCCTCTTCCATATCTAAAACCATATCGTGGATTTCGGTATCGAAAAATTCCCAAAAAGCTTTCAAACTCATGTCTTGCGGCCATTTGCTTTTATCAATGTCCCAGCCTGCCAATTCGGCTTCAAAAATCTGCTGGTAACGTTCGTCAAAATAAGAAATGACGGATTCGGGTTCGTCAAATTGCGGCACAAGGAATACGGAGCAGTTGGTGCGCAGTTGCTCGACGGTCAGGTCGGGCATATTTTCATCGGCGGATTTCAGCCATTCCAAAAAACGGGCGGTCGGCTTCAGCACAACAGCGGTACGGTCAACAAAATACATTATTTTCAACTTTCAAAATCATTCAAACCGATCATGCCGTCTGAAATTTCAGACGGCCCGAGTTTAATGTGTCATCACCTGTTGCAGGAACTGTTTGGCACGCTCGTGTTTCGGATTAGTAAAAAATTCTTCCGGCGTTTCATCTTCCAGAATCTGGCCTTTATCGACAAAAATCACACGGTCGGCGACTTCGCGCGCAAAACCCATTTCATGGGTCACACACATCATGGTCATGCCGCTTTCCGCCAAGTCTTTCATCACTTTCAATACTTCGCCGACCATTTCAGGGTCAAGCGCGGAAGTCGGCTCGTCAAACAACATCACGCGCGGCTCCATCGCCAAACCGCGTGCAATCGCCACACGCTGCTGTTGACCGCCGGAAAGCTGGCCGGGCAGCGCGTCTTTTTTATGCGCCAAGCCGACGCGTTCCAAAAGCTCCATCGCTTTCTTTTCCGCTTCTTCACGGCTTTGGTTTTTCACTTTCATCGGAGAAAGAATAATATTTTCCAAGACAGTCAAATGCGGATACAGATTGAAGCCTTGGAACACAAAACCCACTTCTTCGCGCACTTTGTTCAAATCGGTTTTCGGATCAGCAACATTGATGCCGTCCACCCAAATCTCGCCGCTTTCAATGCGCTCAAGTTGGTTTACCGTACGAATCAGCGTCGATTTGCCACTGCCTGAAGGGCCGCATACAACGACCACTTCGCCTTGCTTGACTTCCAGATTCACGCCGTTGATAACGTGCAAATCTTTAAAATGTTTGTGTACGTTTTTGAATTTAATCATGTTTATTTGACATTCTCTAAAATTGACCAGATTTTGGACGGCCTGTTTTTAATTTGTTTGGCGTAATGCTCGATTTTCTCACTGTTGTCCTTGGTATAAATGCCGCGACACAATATATCCAATGCATCTTTGTTCAAGTCGCCATAACGGTTGTTGGTATATACCGACAGGATGCAGGCTTTCAGGGGATGGAAGGGAACGCCGTATTTCTGCGCATTGTCCCGATTTCCAAACAGCCATGCGGTATCTGCTAAAGCTGCGTAGTTGCTCAAAGTTGCAGCTTTAAATAATTTTTCTTTGATCAGCGGATAATTTTTCTGCTTCTGATTTTCCAGTTTGAAAACTTCATTCATCAATTTTTGTGAACCGTTAGGCGCAAGTTCGTCTTCTAAAGCTGTTTTATCATATTCAGCTTCAATATCATCAAGTAAGTCTTGTGCCGCTCCCTCGCCGTTTTCTGCGGCTTTTTTCAGCCAATAGTAAAACTCGCTTTCTTTGAGGTTTACAGGGTCTGTTGTCATTTCCAACTGCATGGCCAGCAGATATTGCGCTTCAGCATCGCCGGCTTTTGCTTTGCGCCGCAGGTTTTCTTCTCCGCCGGTGCCTAATGCAAATGCCGTACCGGTAATAAGTACAGCCAGCCCACACCAGACATATTTTTTCAACATTAAGTTCCCAACCTTTCAGACGGCCTTTTGAACCAGATAATTGCTCAATTCCACATATTTCTCAGCGGCAATGTGTTCTGCCCTGTCCTGCGGATTGATGCCGACTGCCTGCAAATCCTCATCGCCGGCAAGTTCCTTCAAATTATTGCGTATGGTTTTGCGGCGCTGATGAAAAGCCAGTTTCACCAGTTTGGCAAAATGTTCAAAATCTTCCGCTTTACCGATACGGTGTTTTACCGGAATCATGCGCACGACGGCCGAATCTACTTTCGGCGCAGGATCAAAAGACTCGGGCGGTACTTCAATCAACATTTCCATATCGAAGAAATATTGCAACATTACACCCAGACGGCCATAGTCGTTGGTTTTTGGCTGCGCCACCATGCGTTCGACCACTTCTTTTTGCAGCATAAAGTGCATATCGATCACATCGTCTGCCACTTCGCTCAATCGAAACAAAAGCGGCGTGGAAATATTGTACGGTAGGTTACCGACAATTTTTTTCTTACCTTCAATGCTGTTGAAATCAAACTGTAATACATCGCCTTCGTGTATCACCAATTTATCTGCAAACGGCAAGGTTTTCAGACGGCGTACGATGTCGCGGTCGATTTCGCAAACATGCAGGCGATTGAGTTTTTTCGCCAAAGGCTCGGTAATGGCTGCCAAGCCCGGGCCGATTTCAATCACGATATCATCGGGCTGCGGTCTGACCGCGTTGACAATATCGCTAATAATCCGCGTATCCTGCAAAAAATTCTGCCCGAAGCGTTTCCGGGCCTTATGTTCTTTCATATCTTTCTTCAAGCAAGCTGTTTAAGGCAATATTGTAACTGAAACAGGCGTTTTTGTCGGCACGCTTTCAGACGGCATTTGCCTAATTTTAAGCAAACGGCGGCGCTTCCAAACCCAAAGATTTCAGTAGTTGCGCGGTCTCATAAACCGGCAAACCCATCACGCCGGTAAAGCTACCCTGCAAATGCTCGACAAATACGCCGCCCAAGCCCTGAATCCCATACGCACCGGCTTTGTCCATCGGCTCGCCGCTGGCAACATAGGCTGCAATCTCCTCAGCCGTCAACGTTTTAAAGCGCACTTCGCTCGTCTGCACCACATCATGGCGCACGCCTTGCCAGTAAACGCATACTGCCGTCAGTACCTGGTGAGTCCGTCCGGACAAACGTTCCAGCATATCGACCGCATCCGCCTCGGATTCCGGTTTACCCAAAATAACCGCACCATCCGCCACCGTCGTATCTGCCGTTAACACAGCAAACTCAGGCTCTTGATCATGAGTAGCAAACCATTGTGCCACCGCCGCCTCATTTTTCTCGCAGGCCATACGGCGCACATACTCTACTGCGGCTTCGTCTTCTTTAGGGGTTTCATCAATATCCGCAGGAAGGCGGCGTACCGTGAAACCCAAATTCTCCAAAATCTCACGACGGCGCGGACTGCCCGAAGCCAGATAAATTGCGTTCATTGTATTGGTTTTCCTTATTTTGAAATTTTATGCTGACCGGACAGACGGACATAATGCGCAGAAGAATACGTCAAAAATGCCTTTTCCTCATCCGTCAGCGGACGCACTTGTCTCACAGGCGAGCCGACGTATAAAAAACCGCTTTCCAAACGTTTGCGCGGCGGCACCAAACTGCCCGCGCCTATCATTACATCATCCTCGACAACCGTATCATCCAAAATAATCGAGCCCATGCCCACCAACACACGATTCCCAATTCGACAGCCATGCAGCATGACCTTATGCCCAATCGTCACATCATCGCCGATAATCAAAGGCGAACCGTCAGGTTTTGCCGCATTCTTATGCGACACATGCAAAACGCTGCCGTCCTGCACATTACTGCGTTTGCCGATAGAAATACTGTTCACATCGCCGCGCAATACGGCATAAGGCCATATCGATACATCTTCCGCCAGCGACACTTCGCCAATCACTACCGAAGTCTCATCTACAAAACAAGACTCATCAACCGACGGCACATAATCCAAAAACGCACGAATAGGGTTTGCCATTTCCAATATCCTTTTCTCAAAACCAAAACTGATCAGGCCGTCTGAAAACACGGCGTAAAACGATTTTATACTACAACAATACGAAATCAAGCCAGAAAATCATCAAAAGGCCGTCTGAAAAAGTTTTCAGACGGCCTTTCATCATAAACCCTTTATCTTGGCTTACCACTATTTATCATTAGCGCCCCAGCTATATTTTATGGAATAATCGTCTTCATTTCATTCTTGGAGAAGCCGATGGAGACACGTTCGGGAAATTATGCAGCACCCCTGCTGGTCGTCGGCTGCGTCGTCTTCGGCTTGGGCAGTTTGATCGTCAAATTTGTCGATGTCGGCTCTTACGCCATCGCATTCTGGCGCCTGCTGATCGCCGCCCCTATATTCTTCCTGCTCGGTCGTTTTTTCAGACAAAAAATGCCCACGAAAAGAAAAACAGTTGGCTACGCAATCTTATCCGGCGTTTTCCTCGCATTCGACCTCGCCCTTTGGCATGAAAGCATTCACGCCGTAGGCCCCGGCATTTCCACCTTGCTCAACAGCCTGCAGATTTTCTTTTTAGCCGCCATCGGCTTCTTCTTTTATTCTGAACGTTTAAGTGCCCTGCAAATTTTAAGTTTGATATTGGCCACCATAGGCGTAGCCTTAATTGGCAGCCCAGAATTCGGTCATAACGACAATGCCGCATGGGGATTTGTCAGCGGCGTAGTGTCCGGTGCCATGCTGGCCCTGTCTATGGTTTTCGTACGCAAAACCCATGAGCAGGAAAAAGTCGGTTTGTTTCCTCTGATGATGATTTTAAGCTTCGGCGGCGCAATGGCGCTGGTCATCCCATCACTGCTATTCGATGCCGCCCATCTTTACCCCAAAACTTTAAACGATGTGATTCTAGTCTCCATCTACGGCATCGTTATGCAATGCTTCGCTTGGGCATTGATTGCTTACGCCATCCCGCTTTTATCCTTGTCACTGACCGGCCTCCTACTGCTCTCCGAACCAGTCGCCGCCATGCTGATCGATTATTTCTGGCTGGATAAACCGATTAATACCGTCCAATGGAGCGGTGCCACTTTGACTTTATTGGCGATTTATTTAGGTTCGTTAAAAGACAAAAAATAGATACAAAAAAGGCCGTCTGAAATTTTTCACGCGGCCTTTTAATCTGTTATTGCTTATTTGATACTGGTACCGATACGGCTGAGTTCGCCAAAGTTCATCCAAACGAAGAAGGCTTTACCGACAATCAGTTTGTCATCGACAAATCCCCAATAACGGGAATCGGCGCTGTTGTCGCGGTTGTCGCCCATCGCGAAATAACGGCCTTCGGGAACTTTACAGATAAAGCCATTGCCGTCTTCTGCGTATTCGCAATTTTCCAAACCGCTTGTTTCAAGCGAGTAATTGCTTTCAGGCATCACTTCGGAGGTATATTTGTTCAATACTGCAATAGATACGGAAGGTTGACCGGCCTCTTTGACCACATCAAAGTTTTTGCCGTTCAAGGCCGTCTGAAAACGCTCAAGCGTATGAATCATAGACGGATCGGTATCATCTGCGTATTGATAATTGCCATTTGGTTTCTCAGAAATAATTTCACCGTTAACAGTCAAAACCTTATCACGGTATTCCACAACGTCGCCCGGAATACCGACGATACGTTTGATGTAATTCATCTCAGGCTGAAGTGGGTAATTGAACACCACGACATCGCCTCGGGCAATATTGCCAACAGGGATAATGACCTTATTCAAAATCGGCAGGCGGATACCGTAAGAAAATTTGTTCACCAAGATAAAATCGCCTTTGACCAAGCCCGGACGCATGGAGCTGGACGGAATTTGGAACGGCTCGGCAATAAAGCTGCGCAACACAAAGATAACCAAGATGATGGGGAAAAAGCCGCCCATGTAGTCGGTAAAATGCGCATTGTCTTCGCCGGTCTCGCTTTTTTTCAGACGACCTTTATGGATTGCCCAAACAATACCGGTGAACACGACAAACACCAGCAATACGGCGGTAAAGCTCATAAATTCGGACAAAATGCCGAATACGCCGACCATGCACAAGAGATAACTCCATTGCAGGCCGGAGCTCCATTCGTCGTTTTCCTGACGCTCTTTGCTGCTTTTGAAGTTGAGGACTAAGCCGGCCAGCAGTACAACGATTGCACCTAAAGTCAGATTTATACTCATTATTTATCACTCACTTGCAGAATCGCCAAGAACGCGCTTTGCGGGATTTCCACATTGCCCACTTGTTTCATGCGGCGCTTACCTGCTTTTTGTTTTTCAAGAAGTTTTTTCTTACGCGTAATATCGCCACCGTAACATTTCGCCAAAACGTTTTTACGCAAGGCTTTGACGTTTTCGCGGGCGATAATCTGGCTGCCGATGGCGGCCTGGACGGCGATGTCGAACATTTGGCGCGGAATCAGTTCGCGCATTTTCGCTGCCAGCTCGCGGCCTCGGTGAACAGCGCTTTGACGGTGGACAATCAGGCTCAGGGCATCGACTTTTTCGCCGTTGACCATGATGTCGAGCTTAATCAAATCAGACGGTTGGAACTCTTTGAAATGGTAGTCCAACGAAGCATAACCGCGTGAAGTCGACTTAAGCTTATCGAAGAAATCCATTACGACTTCGTTCATCGGCAAATCATAAGTCAGCATGACTTGGCGGCCCATGTATTGCATATTGACCTGGACGCCGCGCTTTTGATTACACAAAGTCATAACGTTACCGACATATTCCTGCGGCACGAGGATGGTCGCAGTAATAATCGGCTCAAGAATGGTTTCGATGGTGCTGATTTCAGGCAGTTTGGACGGATTTTCAACTTCGATTTTCTCGCCGTTTTTCAACACGACTTCATAAACCACCGTTGGCGCAGTGGTAATCAAGTCCATGTCGAACTCGCGCTCCAAACGCTCCTGCACGATTTCCAAGTGCAACAGGCCCAAGAAGCCGCAACGGAAGCCGAAACCTAATGCTTGGGAAACTTCAGGCTCAAATTTCAACGAAGCATCGTTCAGCTGCAATTTTTCCAACGCGTCACGCAAAGCTTCATAATCGTGGCTTTCCACAGGATAGAGGCCTGCAAATACTTGGCTTTGTACTTCTTGGAAGCCGGGCAGCGGCTCAGAGGCAGGGTTGGCAACCAAAGTAACCGTATCGCCGACTTTCGCCTGACCCAATTCTTTCACGCCGGTAATCAAAAAGCCCACTTCGCCGGCTTTCAGTTCTTGTTTTTGAACTGATTTTGGTGTGAATACGCCCAGCTGTTCGACCTGCGTTTCCGCCTTGGTGCTCATAAAGCGCACTTTGTCTTTCAGCTTGATGGTGCCGTTTTTCACACGAATCAACATGACCACACCGACGTAGTTGTCAAACCACGAATCGACGATAACGGCTTGCAGCGGCGCGTTTTCGTCGCCGGTCGGCGCGGGAATTTTGGCAACGATTTCTTCCAAAACATCTTCCACACCAATGCCGCTTTTGGCAGAACATTGAACCGCACCGACGGCATCAATGCCGATAATGTCTTCAATTTCCTGCTCCACGCGTTCGGGTTCTGCGGCAGGCAAGTCAATTTTGTTCAAAACAGGCACGACTTCCACGCCCAAATCAATCGCGGTATAGCAGTTCGCCACGGTTTGCGCTTCTACGCCTTGAGACGCGTCAACCACCAAAAGCGCGCCTTCGCAAGCCGACAGCGAACGGGAAACTTCGTAAGAGAAGTCGACGTGTCCCGGAGTATCAATCAGATTGAGCTGATACACCTGCCCGTCTCGTGCTTTATAGTTGAGCGCGGCGGTTTGCGCTTTAATGGTAATGCCGCGCTCTTTTTCGATGTCCATGGAGTCGAGCACCTGCGTACTCATTTCGCGCAAATCCAAACCGCCGCAGTATTGGATAAAACGGTCGGCAAGCGTCGATTTACCGTGGTCGATGTGGGCAATAATGGAGAAATTCCGTATGTTTTTCATATTGTTATTAAGATAAATGCAATTAAAGTCGGAAAGGCCGTCTGAAAAAACAGGGATTCGGTTTTCAGACGGCCTTAGAATAAGGTTGAATCGTACCGTATTCTAACGGAAATTCAACGTTTCTGCATGATTTTATAGCGATTTGACAATCTCGGTTACCATCTTCGCCGAGCTGACGGCCGCCGTTTTCAAAAACTCTTCAAAGCTGATGTCCGCTTTCTCATCTGCCGAATCGGATACAGCGCGAATAATCACAAATGGCACTTCCAACTGGTAACAAGTCTGCGCAATCGCCGCAGCTTCCATTTCCACTGCTTTTACGTCTAGGAAATGGCTGCGGATTTCCGCGACACCTTCACTGCTGTGCACAAAACGGTCGCCACTGACAATCAGGCCTTGCGTTACGGCCGCACCTTCAAACACTTGCGCCGCCTTTTCTGCTTGGCAAATCAGGTTTTTATCCGATGCAAACACAGCAGGAAGTTGCGGTACTTGCCCCCAAACATAACCAAAAGCCGTTACATCGACATCGTGATGCGCCACAGTTTCGCCGATAACCACATCACCAACCTTCAGGCCCTTGCCCAAACCGCCTGCACTGCCGGTATTGATGACGCAATCCGGTGCAAACTGATGAATGACCCAAGAAGTCGAAACCGCCGCATTGACCTTACCGATACCGCTCAAAACCAATACCATGCGTTTTCCGGCCAATTCGCCTTCATACGCCGAGAATTTACCGAAGGACACATGCTTGACATTGGCCATGCTTTCACGCAAAAGCTCGATTTCCTGCTCCATTGCGCCGACCACGGCAATTGTTTGTACTGACATCTCGTTACCTTTCCATTCACTAATCGAGCAACATTATAACAGCAGAATTTAAAATCACAGGGATACTGAAAAATCTGCTATATTCCTAGAACGACACTCAATTTAAAACAGATAGCCACTCTAGCTAGCAAACAGCAAATAATGATTGCTTCTGTTATAATTATTCTCAATAAAATAACTTAATATTAACTATCTAAATTCTTATGTTTGACGAAAATACTCCGGGCGCAAAAGAAGAATTGTTCGCTTGGCTACGCCATATGAACAAATACAAAGGCTCCGACCTTTTCATTACCACCAATTTCCCGCCGGCCATGAAAGTGGACGGTAAAATCACACGACTGAGCGATGAGCCGCTGAGTGCTGAAAAATGTATGGAAATCGCTTTTTCGATTATGTCTTCCAAACAAATCGAAGAATTTTCTTCCACCAACGAATGTAACTTCGCCATCAGCCTGCCTGATACCAGCCGCTTCCGTGTCAATGCAATGGTCCAACGCGGTGCAACTGCATTGGTGTTTCGCTCCATTACCAGCAA
Above is a genomic segment from Neisseria subflava containing:
- the lepA gene encoding translation elongation factor 4, with protein sequence MKNIRNFSIIAHIDHGKSTLADRFIQYCGGLDLREMSTQVLDSMDIEKERGITIKAQTAALNYKARDGQVYQLNLIDTPGHVDFSYEVSRSLSACEGALLVVDASQGVEAQTVANCYTAIDLGVEVVPVLNKIDLPAAEPERVEQEIEDIIGIDAVGAVQCSAKSGIGVEDVLEEIVAKIPAPTGDENAPLQAVIVDSWFDNYVGVVMLIRVKNGTIKLKDKVRFMSTKAETQVEQLGVFTPKSVQKQELKAGEVGFLITGVKELGQAKVGDTVTLVANPASEPLPGFQEVQSQVFAGLYPVESHDYEALRDALEKLQLNDASLKFEPEVSQALGFGFRCGFLGLLHLEIVQERLEREFDMDLITTAPTVVYEVVLKNGEKIEVENPSKLPEISTIETILEPIITATILVPQEYVGNVMTLCNQKRGVQVNMQYMGRQVMLTYDLPMNEVVMDFFDKLKSTSRGYASLDYHFKEFQPSDLIKLDIMVNGEKVDALSLIVHRQSAVHRGRELAAKMRELIPRQMFDIAVQAAIGSQIIARENVKALRKNVLAKCYGGDITRKKKLLEKQKAGKRRMKQVGNVEIPQSAFLAILQVSDK
- a CDS encoding 5'-methylthioadenosine/adenosylhomocysteine nucleosidase encodes the protein MSVQTIAVVGAMEQEIELLRESMANVKHVSFGKFSAYEGELAGKRMVLVLSGIGKVNAAVSTSWVIHQFAPDCVINTGSAGGLGKGLKVGDVVIGETVAHHDVDVTAFGYVWGQVPQLPAVFASDKNLICQAEKAAQVFEGAAVTQGLIVSGDRFVHSSEGVAEIRSHFLDVKAVEMEAAAIAQTCYQLEVPFVIIRAVSDSADEKADISFEEFLKTAAVSSAKMVTEIVKSL